Genomic segment of Sebastes fasciatus isolate fSebFas1 chromosome 3, fSebFas1.pri, whole genome shotgun sequence:
aaccacaatatcattctatatttcacctgctgggcagtaatgttagctgaccagacgaaggtctctccatgaatcaatgcagATCCTAGTTTTGGCCTTTcgtgcctcagcctcccgaccaggaacaggggagacaccggcacctggtcAGAGACGGCAACGTTTCTcgttgcagagccccgtcacctcacaagacacggaaaatctctgttggtctggaggagctgtagcatttatttctgcacaaatgtccactgttcattcactagatattctcagagctactaactcttctgcagtgtggagtgagcgcgcgttcacatctagaggtggagcgagctgagagaGAACGCGCTtactgtgtgagtgaaggcaggcagaggaggagagacttcagccacaagcgagcgcgcatgtgtcccaacccggtacatttatacgcttcaAAAGTTacgaacagtccctttaacgtatgaaaagtaaaagtattgattttgcagtaaaatgttccctgtcagtgttttactattatatctgatgtttctggattaatattactgctgcattaatgtgtatgttgcattttacgactgtagatgtttaaggttgtgctaattttatctcctttatatactgttggctattttaatctacagcaatgcatcatggtctataagatcacgctgtcctgtgagaaccatgAATCtctaaaaagtaaacttttcatggtgtcggaaaaacagccctgaagattaattctgaagacaacaggtttacattgtatattgccaatgaatatgtatatttgttctGTTATATGACAGTGaaccttttcatttaaatatcatcAGTCTACTCAGCTtgattgacaggagagatgatcagaggggcagagtttttaccACCATCATTATCACAAGGACTGAAGAATGTgaggagtttctcagtgaagcagcagccagtaaaggagtagataagagctgcagcatctacgtcataaaaggagaccagaccctcctcataatccacaaacacccccaccttctgaggccgagacttcagagagagactaACAGGAGGAACATCAAGAGCTTTGTACTCATTTACATTTGTCAACCATATAGTCCAGTAACCATCCTTAGGTCTCTGTGTGATGActcccttcctgttgatcgactctctggccactcctaaAGTCCAGTCAGTCTTTCCTTTAACTTGAACCTCAAAGTAAAATCtgcctgaagagaaactctgctttcctaaaacaaaaacactaatagaaaatctctctgggttgtctgggagattcttcTTCACATCACTATCATTCACTTGTTTtccatcatcagacaggatgagatcAGGATGAGCTGTATCAGGATCAAGTGCCACATCCACTGCATACTGCTGGACCCTCCTCAGCTCAGCCTCAGCGACCAacttcttcatctctttactgagtgtctcctccagctgagccaCAGCTTTCACCACAGTGCCCTCATATGTTGATGGACAGACAGTGACCTCTGTCCAGTCCTTGgtgggtggagcagctttcagggactggacactctggagaagatggagatggtcttcagagcgtgagagctgctccacttcagtccttctcttcgtcagctcagagatttcctgttccagctctttgatgaaagcttcggcctgtttttctgttgttttctgcttctctttgatcgtGTTGATGAGATTGGCCTGGCCTCTCTCAACAGTCTCCTTCAGAGCactgaagacctgaacaccttctgctatctctctgtctgcatcttcctcactgagGTCGACTGAATGTTTgatctcctgaatcttcagtcgtctcttctggatcatctgctggatttcagcctctgtcttccccagctcggccttctttccttcatattcttctttcagaggaacaaACTCGTGTGTCTTGTGGTCTAAAACGAGgcagagcatgcagacacatgtctggtcggtcttacagaacagctccagagGTTTATCGTGCTTCATACACATCCTGtcttccaggttctccacagggtcgatcagctgatgtcttttcagacGTGAAGCTGTCAGATGAGGCcccaggtgagtctcacagtaggaggccagacacaccaggcaggacttcagggccttcagtttggttccagtgcagaagtcacagggaacttctcctggtttggacatttgttgctctgagctgctgctgctggctttctgttgagctgactgtctgaatTGAACAACCATCTCAGAGATGAAAGTGTTGACCCTCAAATCAGGTCTTATGGTAAAAACCTCTTTACACATGGGACACTGACACCTGTCACTAGTATTCCAGTGTTCAGTgatgcagtttttgcagaagttgtgtccacatggtatagcgactggatcagtgaacacatccagacagatggagcacagaaactgatcttTAGATAGCAGATTGCTGGCAGCAGCCATGTCTACACACTGAgaacaaaagtgaaagtattataaaatgttttgttacaCATGTATTCATCATTTGTATGAAACAAATATCGAAGCATTGTGGTGTTACTGATTTCCGATgactttagttgttcagtcagaagactgaaaaagagttccatccacataataatataaaataaaatgcctccttaataataataatgaacaaatgcctctacaataacaaacaattaaggaaactgaaatatatatatattttttttccttttacccgtcctttaaagtttccccaaataaaatatactaaaagaaatgggtataaagggtttcagtgaatatcaacaaatgactagaataacaaaataaagcctgcaggcgttaggctatcGTGAGGCAAGCCAGATTcttgcacaaatagcacctaaACCTCCTAGTACAGGTAACCCAATTGAttggtatttattttgtttccccaactaggatagtcaacactctcaataaacaaaacacaaagaggaccgaatctcaaaagggcctaaaaccgaccagagtttctggtttGGCTGGTAACACGTGTTGCATTTAGtaaaggagagatcagaatgacactgggtgtgcagtttccctcctcttttaagccaTACAGAAAGGCGTCGTtgcaccctgattggccaagaggggaatgcaccaagctgctctcaactgtcaattaagagccagtccccacaccctacgcaacaggtgaactgaataaccctctaatcactcagcaattcaaccaaaaaaacaccagggaaaaggtaAATGACAGCAAGCCCCAGAGAATGGGTGGCTGCCACAGCATGAATACTGCAATATtgagaaacattatttttgaaGTTATAGGTATGTTTCATTTAACTGAGATGTCCATCCGACAAGTGTCATTatcagtgctcgaagtgggccggtacgcaGCGGTACACCgtaccggcacttctacattttactccttggcgtactgtgactttttcatgcgtacCGGAGCTTCTCACTAGCTGcctgtactctcctctgccctctccatatcatgttcacatcctttttgtaaaataattagtgaactgtttgtcataacttttttttttgtgaacaaatataatgaatgaaacattaaaagttttctgaatctgctcttctgatttatagaatacgattttacaggacaaacatttccagaagaattaaatgttcagatgaaggctgtgataaataatgagaataatcatttaactagtaataataatggtccaaaatgatgtaaaatgcgTAGTTTTAAGGCAtaaaccttcaaattttctcGGGGAAGGaaccccaaacccaatatctcctagtatctttaattcactgtataaattcatattgtgtctgtataatatgtaggagcatcctgactgggactctgctcctaaaacctgaatgaagagctcacacacctcagctctgcatgtatacctgcctgtctgactggctgctgttgattccagcctatagacatcctataatatattatagagagatgctgaaggctacaaacaacacaggaaagcactttaaatattaacactatataaaaacacaccaccttaaccctataatgttacagtgtgaatattattggagtagtataggcctactatagaagatgcatatagcccaagtatatagagcaataaaatcacagctgattatgactgacacagtttaacatgcttaaaaaaataatgaataaataggaataagttgcaagagattgctgatacctgcagatacacacaacatgtgaataagagagtaccaACACTGGTCagtatgaaatgaaaagagtgtaacttcctgtttggttaGAGCTGTAAGTTTTGTGTTAATGCTGGTTgttgaaacacagtaaatattaTCAGCTGCACTCACCAGTATTtgagtctgttgttgttgagaaagacctgatgaactcagtttaatatttctttagacagaaacacagagacttgtctcgactgcagctctctgacaaacatgcagtttcatttctgtaatgtgacgttgaagctctcctccttccagtgttgctccacctcttacagcagctctgtttgtgaggatgtgtttcctccaccaggacagttttcacaaaaaaaaagtcaatcccACATGTAAGAATACATCTTAGGGTCAGCAGAAACCAGCAGCCActttacagtcctctacagctcTGCAACAATCATACTGTCTGTCCAGATCTCAGCTCACTGTTTGTCCTGTAATGTTCTAACCTTCTCATGTAATTCTTGTATTTGCTTTGTTCCTATTAGTTGTTGCTGAATCAGAGCAGGAAGTTGAGTGGTGTGTGCAGTCTGTGCATGCCTTTAACAaactctcctccctctgatgtgtgttgtcatGCTCACATCTAGTGGCCAAAGTTGAGAAACACATCCAACCTGTGAAAACCTTTGTGACTTTGTGGACAAGACtccagtttcaaaataaaacactcacacaaaaagtttcttcttctgcaaaggattttattgcagtgatgactaattaaatgaataactaCATAAATGCATATTAGAAATTAAAACCCAATCACCAGATAACTGAAtaactattaaaaataaagaccATTAATCATTCACTTAATgctaattaaatgtttaaaacccaacaacagctgaaaagatgtaggcctataaaacagaattaaagctctaatgctgcaactaacaattattttcattattgattaatttctttgtgcataaaatatcagaaaaaaagtcacaattgcCCATTATGATTCATAATAATCCAAAGATATTTGGTTTAATTTGATAGAAGACCcagaaaccagcaaatattcacatttgagaggctggaatttgtgaatttttgacattttttgctttaaataattacacaaacaattaatgtatttatattttcagattaatttttttgttgattgattaattaattagctaatttattcagcttttaattgttttgtgcTAATTGTGCtgattttaactcctttatatactgttcggtagtttaatctacagcaatgcatcatggtctataagatcatcatttgcctgtagcgtcgctgtcctgtgagaaccacgtatctctaaaCAGTCGacttttcatggtgtcagaaagaaagccctgaagattaattctgaagacaacaggtttacattgtatattgccactgaatatgtatat
This window contains:
- the LOC141765311 gene encoding E3 ubiquitin-protein ligase TRIM21-like; translated protein: MAAASNLLSKDQFLCSICLDVFTDPVAIPCGHNFCKNCITEHWNTSDRCQCPMCKEVFTIRPDLRVNTFISEMVVQFRQSAQQKASSSSSEQQMSKPGEVPCDFCTGTKLKALKSCLVCLASYCETHLGPHLTASRLKRHQLIDPVENLEDRMCMKHDKPLELFCKTDQTCVCMLCLVLDHKTHEFVPLKEEYEGKKAELGKTEAEIQQMIQKRRLKIQEIKHSVDLSEEDADREIAEGVQVFSALKETVERGQANLINTIKEKQKTTEKQAEAFIKELEQEISELTKRRTEVEQLSRSEDHLHLLQSVQSLKAAPPTKDWTEVTVCPSTYEGTVVKAVAQLEETLSKEMKKLVAEAELRRVQQYAVDVALDPDTAHPDLILSDDGKQVNDSDVKKNLPDNPERFSISVFVLGKQSFSSGRFYFEVQVKGKTDWTLGVARESINRKGVITQRPKDGYWTIWLTNVNEYKALDVPPVSLSLKSRPQKVGVFVDYEEGLVSFYDVDAAALIYSFTGCCFTEKLLTFFSPCDNDGGKNSAPLIISPVNQAE